In one window of Posidoniimonas corsicana DNA:
- a CDS encoding type VI secretion system Vgr family protein, whose amino-acid sequence MSSDNPGQSDASSDDQELSQDNRALRISTALNHGVLLVTRFAGHEGVSIPFRFEIELLSEQDDVEFNKLLGASATVTAEIPNMPARKWNGVITRFSQLSRDDNFTHYSATLEPATYALALRTNCRVFQEEKIDDILDTLLDGLDVMKHYTKADQRQPRNYCVQYRESDFAFFSRLVEEYGLLYYFEHQDDAHTLVLCDDSTQLSEIPNLDPVDFCEINEGDGTVKTWEKTQRLTPTSVSLRDSHFQQAGDPFKAEKDLADEVTVGTVNHKLNPAGASHEHFDCPGRYAVRYDSLGKASLEIEQDQVAESPLKHIATDASAVAQQKCELLANQAISIAGESDVLPFSPGGVFTLNGHYNADGAYLLTHVSHVVTLGVGVTSAAADDSLQYSNAFQCLPSSLPYRTPLATARPLAYGLQSARVVADLDANRGADDFKEQLIDQYGRVKVQFLWDRREDASAGEGNNEAPSDGDDQQQETAQPADRSCWIRVAQFWAGKRWGAFFLPRHGHEVLVAFEHGDPDRPVIVGSLYNSENMPPMELPTNTAVSGIKSCSLRGNPEKDSNSIVFFDELGNEHLDLHSEKHTISVTEESHHEFVAGPSVRVFGGLSRLFSSGAGGGPAPQANPNKLKAAVTKKYRNIGLAKNFEADINVTLGNAANIVGGVPCGSSNESVFGGKLGLCIDPMGWLDDGLAKQVQDLLMPTGEWSGLFGQGRYLHYGSETTIRHGSEINRRSKQAFDSSNPRTSMVAGIVTASAALTALGFASQTKNPIIWENLVRSLGPRGVSGALLNLLIEFEKAYGETDAGAEKQSEASSLSAQADALKSDYASLILQLASSVTDQGAALTAAGQQGSAAQQAKADSEDNSVDDAEQEADDENEEDAATTSDDSDQPDDSSDQDADGPSDDEITFGSDDADVYQCYDGLLATGARHISLRARATDDDDTDPSLIHLDAQGSDGDDNGVVAINSTGQATVVCGPASVQIRRDGQTGQIDISAGNDGAITLSVGPEGSGSQITMTSDGIKLSVGPDGGPCLELTSSGVTMSCGSNSVAVDESGQTTQGMNVSQQAEMSFEAKGTMVSIEGSGQTAVKGAVTMIN is encoded by the coding sequence ATGAGCTCCGACAACCCAGGACAAAGCGACGCGTCCTCCGACGACCAGGAGCTCAGCCAGGACAATCGCGCGCTGCGAATCTCGACGGCGCTTAATCACGGGGTCCTGCTCGTTACCCGCTTTGCTGGGCACGAAGGCGTCTCCATACCGTTTCGGTTCGAGATCGAGCTTCTCTCCGAGCAGGACGACGTTGAGTTCAACAAGCTGCTCGGCGCCTCGGCGACCGTGACCGCCGAGATCCCAAACATGCCCGCCCGCAAGTGGAATGGGGTTATTACGCGGTTCTCACAGCTGTCACGAGACGACAACTTCACCCACTACTCCGCCACCCTCGAGCCCGCCACCTACGCCCTCGCCCTCCGCACAAACTGCCGCGTCTTCCAGGAAGAGAAGATTGACGACATCCTGGACACGCTGCTTGACGGACTGGACGTCATGAAGCACTACACCAAGGCGGACCAGCGGCAGCCCCGCAACTACTGCGTGCAGTACCGGGAATCCGACTTTGCATTCTTCAGCCGTCTGGTCGAAGAGTACGGCCTGCTCTACTACTTTGAGCACCAGGACGACGCCCACACTCTGGTGCTCTGTGACGACTCGACGCAACTCAGCGAAATCCCCAACCTTGATCCGGTCGACTTCTGCGAGATCAACGAGGGTGACGGGACCGTCAAGACCTGGGAGAAGACCCAACGCCTGACTCCGACAAGCGTGTCGCTGAGGGACTCCCACTTCCAGCAGGCCGGCGATCCGTTCAAGGCGGAGAAGGACCTCGCCGACGAGGTCACGGTGGGCACGGTCAACCACAAGCTCAACCCCGCCGGCGCGAGTCACGAGCACTTCGACTGCCCTGGTCGCTACGCCGTACGGTACGACTCCTTGGGCAAGGCGTCCCTCGAGATCGAGCAGGACCAAGTCGCGGAGAGCCCGCTCAAACATATCGCTACCGATGCGTCGGCCGTCGCTCAGCAGAAGTGCGAACTGCTCGCCAACCAAGCGATCAGCATCGCCGGCGAGAGCGACGTGCTTCCGTTCTCTCCTGGCGGCGTGTTCACGCTTAACGGGCACTACAACGCCGACGGGGCCTACCTGCTGACGCACGTCAGCCACGTGGTGACGCTGGGCGTCGGTGTAACATCGGCTGCAGCGGACGATTCGCTGCAATACTCGAACGCCTTTCAGTGCCTTCCCTCATCGCTTCCGTACCGTACGCCACTCGCCACCGCCAGGCCGCTGGCATACGGGCTGCAATCCGCCAGGGTGGTAGCCGACCTGGACGCCAACCGCGGCGCCGACGACTTCAAGGAACAGCTCATTGACCAGTACGGACGCGTCAAGGTCCAGTTCTTGTGGGACCGCCGTGAGGACGCCTCGGCTGGTGAAGGGAACAACGAAGCGCCGTCCGACGGGGACGACCAGCAGCAAGAAACGGCCCAACCCGCCGACCGGTCGTGCTGGATTCGCGTCGCCCAGTTCTGGGCCGGCAAGCGCTGGGGGGCGTTCTTCCTCCCGCGGCATGGCCACGAGGTGTTGGTGGCATTCGAGCACGGAGACCCCGATCGGCCGGTCATCGTCGGTAGTTTGTACAACAGCGAGAACATGCCGCCGATGGAGCTGCCGACCAACACCGCTGTCAGCGGCATCAAGTCGTGCAGCCTACGCGGAAACCCGGAAAAGGACTCCAACTCGATCGTTTTCTTCGACGAGCTGGGCAATGAACATCTGGACCTGCATTCGGAGAAACACACGATATCGGTCACCGAAGAAAGCCATCACGAGTTTGTGGCGGGTCCATCGGTGAGAGTATTCGGCGGCCTGTCGCGGCTCTTCTCATCTGGCGCCGGCGGCGGCCCAGCGCCCCAAGCCAACCCGAACAAGCTCAAGGCGGCGGTCACCAAGAAGTACCGCAACATCGGCCTGGCCAAGAACTTTGAGGCCGACATCAATGTAACGCTGGGCAACGCCGCGAACATCGTCGGCGGCGTCCCGTGCGGCAGCTCTAACGAGTCGGTGTTCGGGGGCAAGCTCGGCCTCTGCATCGACCCGATGGGTTGGCTGGACGACGGCCTAGCCAAGCAGGTCCAAGACCTGCTGATGCCTACCGGGGAGTGGTCGGGGCTCTTCGGTCAGGGACGATACCTTCACTACGGCTCAGAAACCACCATCCGGCACGGCAGTGAAATCAATCGGCGTAGCAAGCAGGCGTTCGACAGTTCTAACCCGCGCACCTCAATGGTGGCGGGCATTGTCACCGCGTCGGCGGCGCTAACCGCGCTCGGCTTTGCGTCCCAAACTAAGAACCCGATCATCTGGGAGAACCTGGTCCGGTCACTCGGGCCGCGGGGCGTGAGTGGCGCGCTGCTCAACCTACTAATCGAGTTCGAGAAGGCCTACGGCGAGACGGACGCCGGCGCTGAGAAGCAGAGTGAGGCGAGCAGCCTCTCAGCTCAAGCGGATGCACTCAAGTCGGACTACGCGTCGCTCATCTTGCAGCTAGCAAGCAGTGTGACCGACCAGGGCGCCGCGTTGACCGCAGCGGGACAGCAAGGCTCAGCGGCCCAGCAGGCCAAGGCCGACTCGGAGGACAACTCGGTCGACGACGCGGAGCAGGAGGCCGACGACGAGAATGAGGAGGATGCGGCCACCACGAGTGACGACTCCGATCAGCCAGATGACTCGAGCGACCAAGACGCCGATGGCCCTAGCGACGACGAGATCACCTTCGGCTCAGACGACGCCGACGTCTACCAGTGCTACGACGGCCTGCTCGCAACCGGCGCGCGCCACATATCTTTGCGGGCGCGAGCGACCGATGACGACGACACCGACCCATCGCTCATCCACCTTGACGCCCAGGGGTCTGACGGCGACGACAATGGCGTCGTAGCGATCAACTCCACCGGACAAGCCACGGTTGTGTGTGGCCCCGCCAGCGTGCAGATCCGCCGTGACGGACAGACCGGCCAGATCGATATCTCCGCAGGCAACGACGGCGCCATTACGCTGTCGGTTGGTCCTGAAGGGTCGGGTTCTCAGATCACCATGACCAGTGACGGGATCAAGCTGTCGGTCGGCCCTGATGGCGGGCCCTGCCTTGAGCTGACTTCCAGCGGGGTGACCATGAGCTGTGGATCCAACAGCGTCGCGGTTGACGAGTCGGGACAGACAACCCAGGGGATGAACGTATCGCAGCAGGCTGAGATGTCGTTCGAAGCCAAAGGGACGATGGTCTCAATCGAGGGATCGGGGCAGACCGCCGTGAAGGGCGCGGTCACGATGATCAACTGA
- a CDS encoding vWA domain-containing protein — protein sequence MKSTDRAAVTRGGGVRSTGVGRVLTWRRALVAVGLCCFGGLLAAIAWVTAYLQPPQSVGLSVVGADYANNLHTPHNAWGWNGLVSACGLRGGADSLRLGGELLIECPKKPTLADESFGWADATEQLNEDVAVVLVSLHGGCDNTGPFLLRSDADPADAPARRLRVGALLAELRKLPPEQFKLVVFDATQEPGLTPFGVLSNRFAEGLRELNTAIEAIPNLVVISASHPGERSWREPAAGKTIFLNTFIEGLRGAAQDVDQNGRISGRELAEYLRATVKARAGLVHRREQKTMLLPEGDESFRRLSGVDLALANPGYRATPLAGPAIEQRTVESLSKRIELVGRALRQPETTAPIAWRRLRLLRLRHEQLLAAGSPELARSVAEAAESLASELELVAARLDRDPDPIQLAAAIPGTGKDDIVDPLIAKLLKSPASEARSAWELVSRSVPSEEVEQVRRQVFDQLLDHLEDAPCARLQQTAGAIAAVSPRSGVRPAEAHLVVMMAEGLPQGLDDERWDHPLRVAVKTRRLAERVASDGGVVEQGQAAEVLAWVATDLAEADGLRRQGEDLLFCGEQQLPQAENALEHAVEIYDRLQQEAGKVRAGMAARDAAFAVLPRYTEAVVGLSHAARDDQQNLLQLCLSVEEAWESAHALSDLLVEGPGATEVQPTGLAQVERRRLELEKSLFALRSLMQSWQADLIERSGPALWNNRDAALIAPELETSQRIRLLSVTPPSVGQAPLDQRGAVLSQAELAKWRQVEQRCRARLAVAAVGKRRFDQHLDRRQGYEAAMSALLTQTTSTADAAVVSSVEVNLQRIRRVVRASSLQAKRLAADLEQNESGYSSLLAAADADLRVNTGADYCKQRSLPSELTRVQLYRFLLNRAERVLEDGWNSEEGVATAYSELAATTYLAQAERLLPGRSATDRLSNRARRPVSLAITSPERVSLVSGVAPPFSCGVEGAMAGAAALSVEAADGVRVVTPSKSARRAVCIRGNVGAFPQVVVAADGRDEAIGDMPVVETRRLSLRAWQRGHRASREVDVVVYHRPDYQSNSPPPVGSAGVTVVASGMDKNGLSAEGGIAFVLDASGSMGPVGDAGSSKYVQAVDALTSLLMDTPAGVQVSVWVFGQAVGSHKTVANAEATVRQVLAPTRWDPQNQELVRRLTAMLAYPRIEPWNESPLGRAIIAAAKDLREIPGYRSVVAITDGLDNRIESDGLANPEGATLGEVLQDELAGAGVSLQVIGFRVAASEQEAARAQFAFLPSLSPPGRWWEAEERSTLEQQLRSVFRFDRTIQLTSVNADHGQKAIAAKVAPQADPFGWQPTPIPPGAYVLDSGSDESAKNSPRVVVDAGDHLLLKVVQGGDRSTFAPTTLGALQWEGKPSFRTDQWRGTIVSHRKLPNDATCWLLALEREWDSGNATQGALRVVRPSRLWIESEHDSAGAWCWKPVYGYAAPCYEVTRFSTQSQSSPGQLSVWWTAKEDSPASLSLRREQDFQSLAELTGRNWELDAMPLVVNRVDVESGMLPDSTGKLVEQSSLIIELSCKHPVMVNLLGANVPGSDFKVYTEAGRSVARFWPLTRRQVAATVKGLSLTSLADFKRHAESRQQMLRIHDLPPPTPTAPRPLPAVGWLGASNN from the coding sequence ATGAAGTCCACCGATCGTGCAGCTGTGACAAGAGGAGGCGGTGTGCGCTCTACCGGCGTCGGGCGAGTCTTGACATGGCGCCGGGCGCTAGTGGCTGTTGGTCTCTGCTGCTTTGGCGGATTGCTCGCTGCGATTGCCTGGGTGACCGCGTATCTTCAGCCGCCGCAGTCAGTGGGGCTGTCGGTTGTTGGAGCAGACTACGCAAACAACCTTCACACCCCCCACAACGCCTGGGGCTGGAACGGTCTTGTCAGCGCCTGCGGCCTGAGGGGCGGGGCTGACTCGTTGCGACTTGGTGGCGAGCTACTGATTGAATGTCCCAAGAAGCCGACTCTAGCCGACGAGTCCTTTGGGTGGGCGGACGCTACCGAGCAGTTGAACGAAGACGTGGCAGTAGTGCTGGTCTCGCTGCACGGCGGCTGCGACAACACGGGGCCATTCCTGCTCCGTTCGGACGCGGATCCGGCGGACGCGCCCGCCCGTCGCCTTCGGGTAGGCGCCCTGTTGGCGGAGCTACGCAAACTGCCGCCCGAACAATTCAAGCTCGTTGTCTTCGACGCCACGCAGGAGCCCGGTCTGACGCCGTTCGGCGTGTTGAGCAACCGGTTTGCGGAAGGTCTGAGAGAGCTCAACACCGCGATCGAAGCGATTCCCAACTTGGTCGTTATCTCCGCCAGCCATCCTGGGGAGAGATCGTGGCGGGAGCCTGCTGCTGGCAAGACCATCTTCCTGAACACCTTCATCGAAGGACTTCGTGGGGCTGCCCAAGACGTCGACCAGAATGGAAGGATCAGCGGCAGGGAACTCGCGGAATACCTGCGCGCGACCGTGAAAGCCAGGGCGGGACTGGTCCATCGACGCGAGCAAAAAACGATGCTCTTGCCGGAGGGGGATGAGTCGTTCCGTCGGCTCTCCGGGGTAGACCTAGCCCTTGCTAACCCCGGGTACCGCGCAACGCCGCTGGCGGGGCCGGCAATCGAGCAGCGCACGGTCGAGAGCCTCTCCAAGCGGATTGAACTTGTGGGGAGGGCGTTACGACAGCCAGAGACGACTGCCCCAATCGCGTGGCGCCGACTGCGGCTGCTGCGGCTTCGGCACGAACAACTGCTTGCGGCGGGCTCTCCTGAGCTTGCGAGATCGGTTGCCGAGGCTGCTGAGAGCCTTGCAAGCGAACTTGAGCTGGTAGCGGCGCGGTTGGATCGCGATCCGGACCCGATTCAACTGGCTGCGGCTATACCTGGGACTGGAAAGGACGACATTGTCGACCCGCTGATTGCGAAGCTGCTGAAGAGTCCAGCAAGTGAGGCGCGGTCGGCGTGGGAGCTGGTTTCGAGATCGGTTCCTTCCGAAGAGGTCGAGCAGGTTCGGCGGCAGGTGTTCGACCAACTGCTAGATCACCTTGAGGACGCGCCTTGCGCACGCCTGCAGCAAACGGCTGGCGCCATTGCGGCTGTATCACCCAGATCTGGCGTGCGCCCGGCAGAGGCGCATCTGGTTGTCATGATGGCAGAGGGACTGCCGCAAGGTCTTGACGATGAGAGGTGGGATCACCCGCTGCGTGTCGCGGTGAAGACGCGACGCCTGGCCGAGCGCGTGGCGTCAGATGGGGGAGTGGTCGAGCAGGGTCAAGCCGCCGAGGTGCTTGCCTGGGTCGCGACTGACCTCGCTGAGGCTGACGGGCTGCGGCGTCAGGGCGAGGACCTTCTCTTCTGCGGTGAGCAGCAGCTTCCGCAGGCTGAAAACGCATTGGAGCACGCGGTCGAGATCTATGATCGGCTTCAGCAAGAGGCGGGGAAAGTCCGCGCCGGGATGGCGGCGCGGGATGCCGCGTTTGCGGTGCTCCCCCGGTACACGGAAGCAGTCGTGGGTTTGTCCCACGCGGCGCGCGACGACCAACAGAACCTTCTTCAGCTCTGCCTGTCGGTCGAGGAGGCGTGGGAGAGCGCCCATGCGCTAAGCGACCTGCTGGTGGAAGGGCCTGGCGCGACCGAAGTTCAACCGACCGGCCTGGCGCAGGTAGAACGACGCCGTCTAGAGCTCGAGAAGAGCCTATTCGCCCTCCGCTCACTGATGCAGTCCTGGCAGGCCGACTTGATTGAACGGTCCGGCCCGGCGCTGTGGAACAACCGCGACGCAGCGTTGATTGCGCCCGAGTTGGAGACCAGCCAGCGGATTCGGCTGCTTAGCGTGACGCCACCGTCGGTCGGTCAGGCGCCGCTAGATCAGCGTGGGGCGGTGCTCTCGCAAGCCGAGTTGGCCAAGTGGCGCCAGGTGGAACAACGGTGTCGGGCTCGTCTGGCGGTGGCTGCCGTTGGCAAGCGTCGGTTTGACCAGCACCTGGACAGGCGGCAGGGGTACGAGGCGGCGATGTCGGCATTGTTGACCCAGACTACTAGTACGGCTGACGCGGCGGTAGTGTCCAGCGTTGAGGTCAACCTGCAGAGAATCCGGCGAGTTGTCCGCGCGTCTAGCCTGCAGGCAAAACGGCTGGCGGCGGACCTTGAGCAGAACGAATCGGGCTACTCTAGCCTCCTTGCCGCGGCCGATGCGGACCTGCGCGTGAATACAGGCGCCGACTACTGCAAGCAGCGTTCGTTACCCAGTGAGCTCACGCGGGTCCAACTCTACCGCTTCTTACTCAACCGGGCGGAGCGGGTGTTGGAGGACGGGTGGAACAGCGAGGAGGGGGTCGCTACGGCGTACTCTGAGCTTGCCGCGACCACCTACCTGGCACAGGCGGAGCGGCTGCTACCTGGGCGGAGTGCGACCGACCGCTTAAGCAATCGCGCTCGGCGGCCCGTTTCCCTTGCGATCACTTCGCCTGAGCGAGTCAGCTTGGTGTCGGGCGTCGCCCCGCCATTCAGCTGTGGCGTGGAGGGCGCCATGGCCGGCGCGGCCGCCCTGAGCGTCGAAGCTGCGGATGGAGTGAGGGTAGTCACTCCGAGCAAATCGGCGCGTCGTGCGGTATGCATCCGTGGCAACGTGGGGGCTTTCCCACAAGTGGTTGTCGCCGCAGATGGACGCGATGAAGCCATTGGCGACATGCCGGTAGTCGAGACGCGGCGGCTATCCTTGCGGGCGTGGCAGCGCGGCCACCGGGCGTCGCGTGAGGTCGACGTAGTTGTTTACCATCGCCCGGACTACCAGTCGAACAGCCCGCCTCCCGTCGGCTCGGCCGGCGTCACGGTAGTCGCAAGTGGAATGGACAAGAATGGCCTATCTGCTGAAGGCGGGATCGCGTTCGTGCTGGACGCGTCGGGAAGCATGGGACCCGTAGGTGACGCAGGCTCGTCCAAGTACGTACAGGCTGTTGATGCGCTGACCTCTCTCCTGATGGACACGCCGGCAGGCGTTCAAGTAAGCGTCTGGGTCTTCGGCCAGGCTGTCGGCTCCCACAAGACGGTTGCCAACGCTGAAGCAACGGTAAGGCAGGTACTCGCGCCTACCAGATGGGACCCTCAGAATCAGGAGCTGGTCCGCCGTCTTACTGCGATGCTTGCGTATCCTAGGATCGAGCCGTGGAACGAGTCGCCGCTTGGGAGGGCTATCATTGCGGCCGCCAAAGACTTGCGCGAGATTCCCGGTTACAGGTCGGTCGTTGCTATCACTGACGGGCTGGACAACCGAATCGAGAGCGATGGCTTGGCCAACCCAGAGGGGGCCACGCTCGGCGAAGTCCTTCAAGACGAGCTTGCCGGCGCAGGCGTATCGCTGCAGGTGATTGGTTTTCGGGTTGCTGCTTCCGAGCAAGAAGCGGCGCGCGCTCAATTCGCCTTTCTCCCGTCTCTCTCTCCTCCGGGACGCTGGTGGGAGGCTGAAGAACGTAGCACGTTAGAGCAGCAACTACGCAGTGTCTTTCGGTTTGATCGAACGATCCAGCTAACCTCTGTCAATGCCGATCATGGGCAGAAAGCTATCGCAGCGAAAGTAGCTCCACAGGCAGATCCATTCGGTTGGCAGCCCACGCCTATCCCGCCCGGCGCTTACGTCCTCGATTCTGGCAGTGACGAAAGCGCGAAGAACTCCCCACGGGTGGTGGTAGACGCCGGCGATCACCTTCTGTTAAAGGTCGTGCAGGGAGGCGATCGCTCCACCTTTGCCCCGACGACGCTCGGTGCTCTTCAGTGGGAAGGAAAGCCGAGCTTTAGAACCGACCAGTGGCGTGGCACGATAGTATCGCATCGAAAGCTCCCCAACGATGCCACCTGCTGGTTGCTAGCCTTGGAGCGAGAGTGGGATAGCGGTAACGCAACACAAGGCGCGCTACGGGTGGTTCGGCCCAGTCGGTTGTGGATTGAGTCCGAACACGACTCCGCAGGAGCGTGGTGCTGGAAGCCCGTGTACGGTTACGCCGCGCCCTGCTACGAAGTGACGCGGTTCAGCACTCAAAGCCAATCGTCACCGGGCCAGCTCTCCGTTTGGTGGACGGCTAAGGAGGACTCTCCCGCCTCGCTTTCACTTCGGCGTGAGCAAGACTTTCAGTCGCTCGCCGAGCTGACCGGTCGGAACTGGGAACTCGACGCCATGCCGCTGGTGGTCAACCGCGTTGATGTCGAGTCCGGAATGCTCCCAGACTCTACGGGGAAGTTGGTCGAACAGTCGTCGTTAATCATCGAGCTGTCTTGCAAGCACCCGGTAATGGTCAATCTGCTGGGGGCGAACGTACCGGGGAGCGACTTTAAGGTGTACACAGAAGCCGGGCGGAGCGTCGCTCGCTTCTGGCCGCTCACCCGCCGCCAAGTCGCAGCGACTGTGAAGGGGCTCTCGCTAACATCGTTGGCTGACTTCAAGCGTCATGCCGAGTCGCGGCAACAGATGCTCAGGATACATGACCTCCCGCCGCCCACGCCGACCGCCCCGCGACCACTCCCCGCGGTAGGGTGGCTAGGCGCATCGAACAACTGA
- a CDS encoding PAAR domain-containing protein, with protein sequence MGAPAARLTDMHVCPMVTPGVPPIPHVGGPISGPGAPTVLIASMPASVVGDTAVCVGPPDTVAMGSSTVLLAGVPAARMGDSTAHGGSIVLGAPTVLMG encoded by the coding sequence ATGGGCGCGCCGGCCGCCAGGCTCACCGACATGCACGTCTGTCCGATGGTCACGCCCGGCGTGCCGCCGATTCCGCACGTTGGCGGACCAATTTCTGGGCCTGGGGCGCCGACTGTGCTGATCGCATCGATGCCCGCCTCGGTAGTCGGCGATACGGCCGTGTGTGTCGGGCCGCCGGACACTGTGGCGATGGGCAGTTCGACCGTCCTGCTAGCCGGCGTGCCCGCCGCGCGAATGGGCGACTCAACCGCCCACGGAGGCTCGATCGTACTCGGCGCACCGACGGTATTAATGGGCTAG
- a CDS encoding DUF6931 family protein translates to MLPPPSANSDLPPADAIGELADDICVTSTAAGPWPARLVNESADAYFARLVESGELDAAVRFAAVRMGPRRATWWGSMCVWNTLRDQPDASPNAAAAVDAAVQWVLTRTEDSRRAAREAADAVGMQTPSGAVAASAFWSEGSVSLVGCPDVPAPPGVAAKLVVNAVTMTAAAPASAERTAALLQSLRIAAEVLATPSPWSAVAVEESPA, encoded by the coding sequence ATGCTCCCTCCCCCATCTGCAAACTCCGACCTACCGCCTGCTGACGCAATCGGTGAGTTGGCCGACGACATATGCGTCACCTCGACCGCGGCAGGGCCTTGGCCCGCCCGACTAGTTAACGAGTCTGCAGACGCCTACTTCGCTCGGCTAGTGGAATCGGGGGAACTTGACGCCGCCGTTCGTTTCGCCGCCGTACGGATGGGCCCGCGAAGGGCAACCTGGTGGGGAAGCATGTGCGTCTGGAACACCCTGCGGGACCAGCCGGACGCCAGCCCCAACGCGGCCGCGGCAGTGGACGCCGCGGTGCAGTGGGTCCTGACCCGCACCGAGGATTCAAGACGAGCCGCCCGCGAGGCGGCCGACGCGGTCGGCATGCAGACTCCCAGTGGCGCCGTAGCCGCGTCGGCCTTCTGGTCGGAGGGTAGCGTCTCACTTGTCGGATGCCCCGATGTGCCTGCCCCTCCCGGCGTCGCGGCCAAACTCGTAGTCAATGCCGTCACCATGACCGCAGCGGCGCCCGCGTCCGCCGAGCGCACTGCCGCACTGCTCCAGTCGTTACGAATCGCGGCCGAGGTTCTCGCAACGCCCTCACCATGGTCCGCCGTGGCCGTAGAGGAGTCGCCCGCGTGA